A segment of the Camelus bactrianus isolate YW-2024 breed Bactrian camel chromosome 22, ASM4877302v1, whole genome shotgun sequence genome:
GCTGCCTCATGCCGCACCCCAGGGGCATCTTTCCTGTTCCTGCCAACCAGCGACTTGGTGAACAGTTGGATGAGCGGAAGTTTTGGTCTCAGTGGTTTGGGGAGGCGGCAAAGGGCAGCCTGCGACTGCAGGTGGTGAGGCTTCGGGGGACGGTACTTTGATTCTCTGTCTGTGCAAGAACGACTCAGGTAAGTAAAGATGCATTCTGGAGCCATCCCAGCCTCACTGAGCAACATGAAATGAAAGTTCCTTGTATCACCTGTTTGCTCTTGCTGTTCCCCTTGCCTCTTCCTGGCTGACCTCCGTTTACTCTTTGAGATTCAACTCAGAGTCCTGTGAAAGCATCCTCTAGCATCACTCCAAACCACTAACCTACTCCCCGCCTTGGGCCCCCAGTGCCTGTCTTCATCTGGTGGTGTGTCTGTGTCAGGACAACGTCTTATTCAGCTCCGAATCCTCAGGTCCAGCACCGGCCTGGCACAGAGCACGCCTTCTCAGTAGATGCTTGTTGACCCAAACTggactcagagagagagagagcccctctgccagggaacaaggATCTAAGAAGGCAGGTACATGAGCAGGGGGACACTTTGGAATGGTTATCCCAGTGCTGGTCAGAACTGCCCAAGATGttatctctgccttttctttcagACCTATCCCCTCCAACTCTGAGGCGGCAGGTGCCCCGGTACCTGAGAGCATACAGGACTGTGCCATTGGAGAAGAGGCGGATGAGCCTGTTTCCCACAGTGACTTTGTGGAGGAAGGACGTTTTGGACTCCACGATGTAAGTGTCTGGCACCCAGAGGAACTCCACGAGGCGTGCATCCAGAGTGAAGCTCTTGTTGCCTTCGAACACCAGCCGCGGGTCTGTCCAGCGCTGTCTGAGGTATATGGTGGCTGTGTAGTCCTGAGTGGGCAGCCAGGGAGGGGAAGtgggcgggtgggggtggggaaagacTCAGAACATGGAAGAAAAGGGAtcatcctcctcccctccccacctccactgagGTCACGAGCACATACTGCACTACACATGGCTGAATAAAGTTTGTCTTGAGCTGGTGGCCTGTAGCAGTAAGAGAGCAAAGCACCTTATTTATTCTAGATAATAACGCCCGTTGCCTAGGAACCCCACAGGAGCATGTTCAGGGCCTTAACTTACTTGCCCTTCATCACAAAGTCCCCACCAAGTTGACAGTTTTGATGAGCAAAGTGCTTAGGTTGTCCCGGATTTACCCGGAATCTACCGTGGACCCTCTTGGCAAACTGCCTTTAATGTCATCTTGTCTCTAATGTGTTCTTTCAAGTGAGAGGTGGGGCAAAAGCAGTTATGTGATTGCTGGTTTTCATCTGCTTGTCTCTCCCTCTGTGAGGGACCACGTGATATTCAAGCTGCCCCTgctctttcattcttttccccCAGTTTATCCCTCACCAGATGCACCCACTCCACTCCATTGTTTCTCCCCTCCTGGCCTTTGGATCCACTTCCCTCCTGATACTCAGAAGATCTGTTTTACAAGCATCTTCCGCTGTCTTGAGTTTTAGGGTAGGTCTCCAGCTTCTGCCACTGCAAGGAAGTCTCTGCTCTGCTGTGAGTAGCTAGAAAATGTATTTGCATCAAGCACAAGGAGAGGGGCTCGTTGCGTGGGAGATGAGGAGGCCAGCCTTACCATGTCACTCTCGGAAATACTGGAAATACTCGCAATGTCCAGAGTCAGTGCTATCTGAACAGGGTCTCCTAAGAGTGAAGAAGAAACCGGAAAGACTTACGTAGAAACACAAACGGAAGTTTTCCTAACCCTCCTTCAgcacaattaaaaatacatatatattagaaaATTACAAAAGTAACACTTGCCTGTTGGAAAATTCTAAACACTTTAGAAGTATATAAAGTAAAAGGTTAGTTTCTATCCTCCCCACCTCAGGAGGAACCATTGTGCAGAGTGTGCCTCCCTTTTATACGAAAACAAATGCACAAATATATAGTTAGCCagatacataaatacacaaatactATATTCATGAGTgcatattttaaagaatgtaGTGGTATTTGCTACTTCTTATTTGGAGGGTTTTTCCTATGGTGCTTGCCAGGGGCTCATTGTTTAGAAATGTAATAGAGGTTTGGGAATTtgtacacaaaaatatttctcccCCCTCAACCAAGTGGATTTACCACAAGATGGCGTGTAAGACTGCTCACGGTCGAGCTCCCACGCCCCCTCCTgacacttttcctcctcttcctttgctCTCCAGGAGCCCTAAGCTATTTGGAACTGCAGAACCATCCCACTTGGTCTGTGCACAGATGTTGGGCCTCACTCCTGGAGTCTCGGCAGATGGGCCCGAAATCCTGAGAGTGCTTGTCTTAGTTCTCGGGACTGAGGCTGAGAGCCACCACTCCCAgcggccaggccaggccaggccaggcacaGTGACTCCTCCTTACACTGAGATGTGGAAGAAAAGCCCAGGAGTCAGAAAGATGGGAGTTTGGATCTGGGAGAAGTTGCCAAGTCTTTCCGAActacagttttctcatctgcaggtATGAACAATGCTGAGGACAGCAGAGCATCATGGAGAGGGTTAAATTAGGTTGGGTATGTGACAACTTCTTTGCAGGGAGGTGGCAAGTAGGAATGTTCATGAAGTGCCTGCCTAGCAGGACATCCAAAGGCTGCTCGGAAATAATTATCTGTACGAAGCCCCCAGCACTGTTTCTGTCACTTAATACCAGGCACTCAGTAAACAGCATTTGCCTTCCCTTCGCCCTCTCTTCCGTGATCTCAGCTAATTCTGGAAAAGGAACAACTTTCCTCGCCAGGTTGATGGGTGCAATAGCATTCACTTGTGATAAATAACTGGGGGTGCCTCAGGGAGCTGTGACAATGGCATTAACCAAGAAAAGGAGAGGCAGAATTCAAAGGAAGCTTAAAAACATCCAACTAGGGGGAATCAGACAGAGCAACCTAGTTGTTAATTGGAGGAAACCAAGCCACAAAATAATAGGTAAGAATTTGGAGTTGGGAGTTTTAAAGCTAATGCAATTAAGAGTAATTAAGTTAATACTTGGTGTTAATACTTGGTGGAAAAGGGGGAAGGCTCTGAGGGCAGACCCTGGGAGGTGCTGAAGGAGTGTGGTGCTGATTGACTTTCTGCCCCGCAAGGCAGCAAGGGTGCAGCAGCAAAAAAAGGAGCTTAACGGGTCAGAGTGTTTGAAACCCCTGCTGGCCACTTCATAGCGGTGTCACCTTGAACAAATTGCTTAAATCTCTCTGTTCTACACtatctcacctgtaaaatagagCAGCTAATACCAGCCATCAAGGGCTGTGCTAGGAAGGTTACAGGATCTATTTTAAGTGCCTAGAACACAGCGGGCAGTGGGTCAGTCAGTGCTCGTTGCCCTCCCTGTGAGACATGGAGAATGGAAAACACACGAGAGCTCCAGCCTCactgtgggttttttgttgtttgtttctaagCAGTCTAGTCAAGGTTGGCTTTTTTATGGACCAGAGCTTGCTCTTTCTTCCCCTCGAATTATAAATGTCAGCTGTGCCACCAGAGGGCAGCTTTTTCCTAGGAAAGAGGTCAACGGCAAGTCCTGGGCAGAGTTCAAGAGGGCCTGCTTGCAAACCTGTGCTGTCTAGCTCGGTCCCTGAGAAACCCTGTGGAGGTCTTGTCACTCAAGGACCCCAGGGTCCTAGACCTGGGTGGACAGACATTACAGAGAACAACCAGCCCCTCTTTGGGCCTTGAGGCTGCTTTGCAAGTACAGGTTCTGTTGGGAGGCAGAGTGCTGAAGGCTCACGACAAGGGGTGAGGGTTGTGCCTTCTCCTCCTTTTGACTGAAAACCCCTCGCCCCATTCTTAGCCCAGGTGGATCCGGGCCTCAAGTCCCCTTAAGTCGACCCCAGGTTCAGAATGAGCACCTTGCCCAAGGACCCTGCACCTTGTTGGCCTGTAAGCAGGCAACAGGAAGGATAGTGTCCTGGCCTAATTATTCGGGATTTGGGAGGCAGAGGAATTGTTGAGTGGATCTAACCAGGTGCACAGATTCACGTGCTTGTCCTTAGTGTTCAGCTGGGCCTGGGAAAGCCAGGGGAGGTTTAAGCTTCCCTAGATCTCATAGCATCAGGACCTAATTGTGTGGCCATGAAGATGCACCTCTCAGATCTCGGGATGAAAGGGGTGTGATTGGTCCCAGCTACTGTGCTCTGAAATCTACCACCACGCTTGCTCAGAGGCCACACTTCCCATGGGCTACTCCCCACCGGGGGGGCTGAGCATGGCAAGAATCCTAACGCAGGCCTGGTCCTGGGAGGCACGGAGGCTGCACCAAAGGGTCAAGGACTCGTGGGTGGCCTTTCCAAACACACTTAAAACTGCACTGTAGTCTGACACCTCCAGCaaccttccttccctcactcGCTCCTTCCCCAGGGGTCAGACCTGCATTGCAGTCTGACAActctccagcttccttcttttcctgCCCTGTATTTCATCATAAATATGATTCCATTAAATGTCTTGCACAGAAAATCCCTTCTTGGTGCCTGCTCCTCAGAGGACCTGGACTAACGTAGGAATCCTAGATGCAACCAGAGAATTTTATCATCTAAAGGAGGAGCAGGAAGGAAAAGGGATTAAAATAGACTGCACCCTGATTTATGCCCTTCATGCCTCCCCATGAGGTAGATGATATGTCCCCAtaacagaaagggaaactgaggttcagaaagctAAGGTGTGCTTGCCCAGCAGTAGAGCCAGGAGCCAAACTCCAGTTTGCTCAACTCCAAGACTCTTTCCACTACTTTCTGCTCAAGGTAACAAGATGTTAGTGACCATCTTGGTTCAATCTTGCATTTTATAAACAGAGAGACTGAGACCTTGTGAGGAGGTGGGTGGTggcctccttctttcccttcttgcCTCATTCTTTCAACAGATTTTAATCTTGACAACTTGGTATCTGTCAAGCGCTGAGCTGCTGCTGGAGTTAGTGAGGTAAACAAAGCAAGATTCCCCCAAGGGGCTGTAGCCTAGAGCTAAGACAAACATAAAGCCAGTGACAGTGACAGTGTCACCAGGTAATGGCCATGATTTGGAGgttgttcaaaataaaatgtgaagaaaGGGGATGGGGCCTGGAGGAATCTGGGTGGACTGCTCAGAAGAGGAAGCCTTTCATCTGAGACATGAAGGAAAATTGGCATTTGGTCGGGGACTCAAGTTGAACCAAGCCATTCTAGGCAGATAAGCAGTCTCAGCAAGTCATGGAGATCAGGGAGGCCAAGGAGGTCGGGGGGAACACTTGTAACCCAGCATAAGGGGGAAGAGTTGGGGAAGATGAGACTGACAGACAGAGGCTGGGCTAGGAAGGGCCTGGTGGTCCATGCAAAGGGCTCTGGACTCCATGCTGAGGATGCTGGGATACAAGCAGGTATTCTGAGCAGGCAAAGGCCCTAGGTGGGTCATCCAGGTCAAGTAGAGGCAGAGTAGAGGGTTACCCTTGAGGGGGCAGGTTAAGGCAGGAAGACCCAGATGGAGTAGTCCTGGTGAGACGTAGTGAATTCCTTGAATGACCCTGGAAGTGTGGGCAGAAGAAAGACAGTGTGTACGAGGTTGTTAGGAGGCCCATGTAACCTCCTTAGTGGGGAGAAGTGTTTCTTTATCCTGCAGGTGGAGAGACCAGAGAAAGTGCTTTCTCCAAAGTAGCATGAAAAATCATGGGCAGCTCTCCTTATCGATCACTGCCAACACTTAACAGGCTGCAGGATAGAAAATGCAGTCAGCTAAAGCCTCCTGAAACCCTCGTCTCCATATTTTCTCTGTTCCTGTCTTTTTGAATTGATATCCTGGACAAAAAGAATGACCTACCGCCAAAATTGGGCCTGAGAAACTTGTTATATCCTGCTGTGAGATTCTCAAAGCCAGGCAGGGACAGCTTGTCACTTCTGCTGACCTCGTTGCTAAACTGATTCCCCTGGATGCACATCCTGGAAAAGAAAATGGGTTTCGGTGTGCACGCTTCTTTGTATGTAGACACACAGGTGTACATGTACACTTGAACTTGTGTTTGCCTGTACGTGTGTGGCTGTGCCCATGTACCAGCAGTGACCTCCCCGAAGAGAAATCTCTAATTTTCAGCTGCTGAGTTAATATATGTTTTTTCCCACCCCATTTTATTACCCATTGGCCATATATCACAATGTCATGGTAATTTGGGACCCTCCAGCTGTCTTCCTCCAAAACACAAGGGGTTTGTCCATCTATGACCATTTTGGAAGCTTCAGTTCTCCAGATAGAATAAATGGCAGGAAGTTGTATTGTCCTGGTGTGCCAGGGAGGTGAAGAGATGAGGTTTTGTCTTGCCATTGGGAAGTAGAAAGAGCTGCAACCCCTCCCACCACATGCAAAACACGGAGCAATTCAGACCAAGGCCACTGTGGGGTGGCAAAGCTCACCTTCCAGCGAAGAGACTCAGGCACAGGAAGGCCAGGTGGACACCGTGCCTCATGCTGAAGAGCTTACGCAGAGAGGGGCCAAAGTAGAAATcacctggggagacagatggagcaGGTGGGAGGCAGACAACCCAAAAggctcacctcctcccagcccagcccagcccctagGCTGTGGGGCATCAGTTACAGC
Coding sequences within it:
- the GABRP gene encoding gamma-aminobutyric acid receptor subunit pi isoform X2, giving the protein MRHGVHLAFLCLSLFAGRMCIQGNQFSNEVSRSDKLSLPGFENLTAGYNKFLRPNFGGDPVQIALTLDIASISSISESDMDYTATIYLRQRWTDPRLVFEGNKSFTLDARLVEFLWVPDTYIVESKTSFLHKVTVGNRLIRLFSNGTVLYALRITTTVACNMDLSKYPMDTQTCKLQLESWGYDGNDVEFSWLRGNDSVRGLENLRLAQYTIQQYFTSVTRSQQETGNYTRLVLQFELQRNVLYFILETYVPSTFLVVLSWVSFWISLDSVPARTCIGEGEGSGRGQHY